Proteins found in one Oryza glaberrima chromosome 4, OglaRS2, whole genome shotgun sequence genomic segment:
- the LOC127771062 gene encoding protein disulfide isomerase pTAC5, chloroplastic, whose amino-acid sequence MIVATATIPFFPSFHRPRFRPGGLPRRVVVLRCSASSWEEREEARWLREEQRWLREEQRWLREESRWRAERESLLAEIAALRLRLGTVEAGPLPLPSVDAAVASPAPSPAVAAVPPPPPPPAAAPRPPLVVEEEVEVRKEVVVVEQKAAKAKSGGGDGGGRRTLRVGAEGEDVRAMQEALEKLGYYSGEEDMEFSSFSSGTERAVKTWQATVGVSESGIMTSDLLDMLFTGQAGQDVKTKDGINGAAIPSVTEIAEIQQTVVKGNGVSGVGLSENRVFLIGENRWEDPSRLTQKNKPISSATNASTKKCISCRGEGRLMCVECDGTGEPNIEPQFLEWVGEDTKCPYCEGLGSIVCDVCEGKTVATN is encoded by the exons atgatcgttgccaccgccaccatccCGTTCTTCCCCTCGTTCCACCGCCCGCGGTTCAGGCCCGGCGGCCTCCCGCGCCGGGTTGTGGTCCTCCGGTGCTCGGCGTCGTCGTGGGAGGAGCGCGAGGAGGCGCGGTGGCTGCGCGAGGAGCAGCGCTGGCTGCGGGAGGAGCAGCGGTGGCTCCGGGAGGAGTCGCGGTGGCGCGCCGAGCGCGAGTCCCTCCTCGCCGAGATTgccgcgctccgcctccgcctcggcacGGTCGAGGCGGGCCCACTCCCCCTCCCGTCCGTCGACGCCGCAGTGGCGTCACCAGCACCCTCGCCCGCTGTTgcggcggtgccgccgccgccgcctccgccggcggcggcgcccaggcCACcgctggtggtggaggaggaggtcgaggtgaggaaggaggtggtggtggtcgagCAGAAGGCGGCCAAGgcgaagagcggcggcggcgacggcggcgggaggaggacgctGAGGGTGGGTGCCGAGGGGGAGGACGTGCGCGCGATGCAG GAAGCATTGGAAAAGCTGGGTTACTATTCGGGCGAAGAAGACATGGAGTTCTCCAGCTTCTCATCTGGCACCGAACGAGCTGTGAAGACATGGCAG GCAACAGTAGGGGTTTCGGAGAGTGGAATTATGACATCAGATCTGCTTGACATGTTATTTACAGGACAAGCTGGGCAGGATGTGAAAACAAAA GATGGCATAAATGGAGCAGCCATTCCCTCCGTAACAGAAATTGCAGAGATTCAACAAACTGTTGTGAAAGGAAATGGTGTCTCAGGAGTAGGGTTGTCTGAAAATAGAGTGTTTCTCATCGGTGAAAACAGGTGGGAAGACCCATCTAGGCTAACACAGAAGAATAAACCAATCAGCAGCGCTACCAATGCATCAACTAAGAAGTGCATCTCTTGTCGGGGTGAAGGCCGCCTCATGTGCGTAG AATGTGATGGAACAGGTGAGCCGAACATTGAACCACAG TTTTTGGAGTGGGTCGGTGAAGATACGAAGTGTCCATACTGTGAAGGCCTTGGTTCAATTGTATGTGATGTTTGTGAAGGGAAGACAGTAGCCACGAACTAA
- the LOC127771061 gene encoding pentatricopeptide repeat-containing protein At3g09040, mitochondrial-like, with product MRSAARVRLAPKPRANQPPPPPPPPPFRLAPAAVAALGSHPDASSYASLLSSLSRECLASHARHPFDASPPRARHSQTCRALHGRILRGGSPLLGRLGDALVELYCKSGRVGYAWSALGYAGERASGAASSLLSCHARSGSPGDVLGAFRYIRCTAGGRPDQFGLAVVLSACSRVGVLAYGRQVHCDVVKSGFSSSAFCEAALVDMYAKCGDVPNARRVFDGIACPDTICWSSMIACYHRVGCYQEALALFSRMDKMGSAPDQVTLVTIISTLASSGRLDHATALLKKMPTPSTVAWNAVISGHAQSGLEFNVLGLYKDMRSWGLWPTRSTFASMLSAAANMKAFVEGQQMHAAAVMHGLDANVFVGSSLINLYAKCGCPSDAKNVFDLSCEKNIVMWNAMLTGFVQNELPEEAIRMFQYMMRYTLQTDEFTFVSILGACTYLSSFYLGKQVHCVTIKNCMDISLFVANATLDMYSKYGAIGDAKALFSLIPYKDSISWNALTVGLAQNLEEEEAVCMLKRMRLHGITPDDVSFSTAINACSNIRATETGKQIHCLAIKYGICSNHAVGSSLIDLYSKHGDVESSRKIFAQVDASSIVPINALIAGFVQNNNEDEAIQLFQQVLKDGLKPSSVTFSSILSGCSGSLNSAIGKQVHCYTLKSGVLYDDTLLGVSLAGIYLKSKMLEDANKLLTEMPDHKNLFEWTAIISGYAQNGYGDHSLVSFWRMRHCNVRSDEATFASVLKACSDVTAFADGKEIHGLITKSGFGSYETATSALIDMYSKCGDVISSFEAFKELKNKQDIMPWNSMIVGFAKNGYADETLLLFQKMEELQIKPDEVTFLGVLIACTHSGLISEGRHFFGSMRKVYGLTPRLDHYACFIDLLGRGGHLQEAQEAIDQLPFRPDGVVWATYLAACRMHKDEERGKIAARKLVELEPQYSSTYVLLSSLHAATGNWAEAKVTRESMREKGVAKFPGCSWITVGNKTSLFLVQDKYHPDNLRIYEMLGDLTGMMKKDNDIDEYGLLYSAEMLA from the coding sequence ATGcgctccgccgcccgcgtccGCCTCGCGCCCAAACCGAGAGCCaaccagcctcctcctcctcctcctcctcctccgtttcGGCTCGCCCCCGCTGCCGTCGCGGCGCTCGGATCCCACCCCGACGCCTCCTCCTACGccagcctcctctcctccctctccagaGAGTGCCTCGCCAGCCACGCCCGCCACCCGTTCGACGCAAGTCCCCCGAGAGCCCGCCACTCGCAGACATGCAGGGCCTTGCACGGCCGGATACTGCGCGGCGGATCGCCCCTCCTGGGACGCCTCGGCGACGCGCTCGTCGAACTGTACTGCAAGTCCGGCCGTGTGGGCTATGCCTGGAGCGCCCTGGGATACGCCGGGGAGCGGGCTTCAGGCGCGGCGAGCTCCCTGCTGTCCTGCCATGCGCGGTCGGGGTCCCCTGGGGATGTTCTCGGCGCGTTCCGGTATATCAGGTGCACTGCCGGTGGCCGGCCGGACCAGTTTGGTCTTGCGGTCGTTCTGTCGGCGTGTTCCAGGGTGGGTGTTCTTGCTTACGGCAGGCAGGTGCATTGCGATGTGGTCAAGAGCGGGTTCAGTTCCAGTGCCTTCTGCGAAGCGGCGTTGGTGGACATGTATGCCAAATGCGGTGATGTGCCCAATGCTCGCAGGGTGTTTGATGGGATTGCTTGCCCAGACACAATATGCTGGTCAAGCATGATTGCTTGCTATCATCGAGTTGGATGCTACCAGGAAGCGTTGGCTTTGTTTTCTAGGATGGATAAGATGGGCTCTGCTCCGGATCAAGTGACACTTGTTACCATCATTTCCACACTTGCAAGCTCGGGCAGGCTGGACCATGCAACAGCTTTGCTGAAGAAGATGCCTACACCAAGCACAGTTGCTTGGAATGCTGTCATCTCTGGTCACGCACAAAGTGGACTCGAGTTTAATGTGCTTGGCTTGTACAAGGATATGAGGAGCTGGGGGTTATGGCCCACTAGATCAACTTTTGCAAGCATGCTAAGTGCAGCGGCTAACATGAAAGCTTTTGTTGAAGGTCAGCAGATGCATGCTGCAGCAGTAATGCATGGCTTGGATGCAAATGTATTTGTGGGAAGTTCTCTGATCAACCTGTATGCTAAATGTGGCTGCCCCAGTGACGCAAAGAATGTTTTCGACTTGTCCTGTGAAAAGAACATTGTCATGTGGAACGCTATGCTCACAGGTTTTGTTCAGAATGAATTGCCAGAGGAAGCTATTAGAATGTTTCAGTATATGATGAGGTATACCCTTCAAACCGATGAATTTACGTTTGTCAGTATTCTTGGTGCATGCACCTACTTGAGTTCCTTTTATCTGGGAAAACAAGTACATTGTGTAACAATCAAGAACTGCATGGATATAAGCTTGTTTGTTGCTAATGCAACACTAGATATGTACTCAAAATATGGAGCAATTGGTGATGCAAAGGCACTATTCAGTCTAATCCCTTACAAGGATAGTATATCCTGGAATGCCCTTACAGTAGGACTTGCACAGAacctagaggaggaagaagcagtGTGTATGCTCAAAAGGATGAGGCTGCATGGTATAACACCCGATGATGTATCTTTTTCTACTGCAATTAATGCTTGTTCCAATATCCGAGCCACTGAAACTGGAAAGCAGATCCATTGCCTGGCCATCAAATATGGTATCTGCTCAAATCATGCTGTTGGTAGCTCTCTGATTGACTTGTATTCAAAGCATGGAGATGTAGAGTCTTCTAGGAAGATTTTTGCACAAGTAGATGCGAGTAGTATAGTGCCAATAAATGCTTTAATTGCAGGTTTTGTGCAGAACAATAATGAAGATGAAGCAATACAACTGTTTCAGCAAGTTCTAAAAGATGGTTTAAAGCCCTCCAGTGTTACATTTTCAAGCATTCTTTCTGGCTGTAGTGGATCTCTTAATTCAGCTATTGGCAAGCAAGTTCATTGTTACACACTGAAGTCTGGTGTTCTATATGATGATACTCTCCTTGGTGTTTCATTGGCTGGAATATATTTGAAGTCCAAAATGCTTGAGGATGCAAATAAACTCTTAACAGAAATGCCAGATCACAAAAACCTGTTTGAGTGGACAGCTATCATTTCAGGGTATGCTCAAAATGGTTATGGTGATCACTCTTTGGTGTCATTTTGGAGAATGCGTCATTGTAATGTTCGCTCGGATGAGGCAACATTTGCAAGTGTTCTTAAAGCTTGTTCGGATGTAACGGCTTTTGCAGATGGGAAAGAGATACATGGCCTCATCACTAAATCTGGGTTTGGTTCTTATGAAACTGCAACTAGTGCCCTCATAGACATGTATTCCAAGTGTGGGGATGTCATTTCTTCCTTTGAAGCCTTCAAAGAATTGAAAAACAAACAAGATATAATGCCATGGAACTCTATGATTGTTGGATTTGCAAAAAATGGTTATGCTGATGAGACACTTCTGCTTTTCCAGAAGATGGAGGAGTTGCAGATAAAGCCTGACGAAGTTACATTCCTAGGTGTCCTAATTGCTTGTACTCATTCTGGGCTAATTTCTGAAGGTCGGCATTTCTTTGGTTCCATGAGAAAAGTTTATGGATTAACACCTAGACTAGATCATTATGCCTGTTTTATTGATCTCCTTGGACGTGGTGGTCATCTTCAAGAGGCCCAAGAAGCTATTGACCAGTTGCCTTTCAGACCTGATGGTGTGGTCTGGGCTACGTATCTTGCAGCATGCAGAATGCACAAGGATGAAGAAAGGGGGAAAATTGCAGCAAGGAAACTTGTTGAGTTGGAACCACAATACTCATCTACATATGTGTTGCTTTCAAGCTTACATGCTGCTACTGGTAACTGGGCTGAAGCTAAGGTAACCAGAGAATCAATGCGAGAAAAAGGAGTGGCAAAATTTCCAGGATGTAGTTGGATTACCGTGGGAAACAAGACAAGCTTGTTTCTTGTACAGGATAAATACCACCCTGACAATCTTAGAATCTATGAAATGCTTGGTGATCTAACTGGAATGATGAAGAAAGATAACGATATTGATGAGTATGGTCTACTTTATTCAGCTGAAATGCTTGCTTGA
- the LOC127769325 gene encoding disease resistance protein RPS2-like, translating into MADAISCLQPLCDCLDGTGLLDAAGREVASFLRLKSNWGDLDKARESLGAVERMVRGRVTAELNKLNVCDPQVELWLRRVDELKLGAIDEDYSSLMNYSSICQCTRHAARRSWIGKRIVEALDEVNKLIEEGRRFKKFGFKPSPEIVERLPQTKTFGLETMLVQLHDLLEKADSNIIGIWGQGGIGKTTLLHAFNNDLEKKVHNYQVVIFIEVSNSETLDTLEMQKTISERLNLPWNEAEITVKRARFLVKALSRKRFVLLLDDVRKKFRLEDVGIPTPDTNSQSKLILTSRFQEVCYQMGAQRNLIKMDLLDNDAAWKLFLSKLSTEACAAVESPSPSNVVRDHAIAIAQSCGGLPLALNVIGTAVAGYEEPRDWNSAADAIKENMKFEGVDEMFATLKYSFDRLTPTQQQCFLYCTLFPEYGSISKEHLVDYWLAEGLLLDDREKGNQIIRSLISACLLQTTSSMSSKVKMHHIIRHLGLWLVNMEDRSFVVKAGMALDNAPPAIEWKEATRISIMSNNITELSFSPKCENLTTLLIQNNPKLNKLGWGFFKYMRSLKVLDLSHTAITSIPECDTLVALQHLDLSYTHIMRLPERLWLLKELRHLDLSVTVALEDTLNNCSKLHKLRVLNLFRSHYGIRDVDDLNLDSLRDLLFLGITIYSQDVLKKLNETHPLAKSTHRLNLKYCGDMQSIKISDFNHMKHLEELHVESCYDLNTLVADTELTTSCLQALTLSVLPSLENVLVAPMPHNFRYVRKLSISQCPKLLNITWVRRLELLERLVISNCDEMLTIVEEANSTEEQQYGTQTIKMQGYYSEEQDDHAMAESSRNEWNDDYQSVNGESTNGATRQPDFPKLRSIVLTDVKKLRSICTPRDFPCLETLRVEDCPNLRRIPLCSTHNCGKLKQICGSSDWWKKLQWEDKEAVAHMESKYFIPI; encoded by the exons ATGGCCGACGCGATCTCATGCCTGCAGCCACTGTGCGACTGCTTGGATGGCACCGGCCTGCTCGATGCCGCAGGAAGGGAGGTCGCCTCTTTCCTTCGGCTCAAATCAAATTGGGGTGATCTTGACAAGGCCAGGGAGAGCCTGGGGGCTGTTGAGAGGATGGTTCGAGGGCGGGTAACCGCGGAGTTAAACAAGCTGAACGTCTGTGATCCTCAGGTGGAGCTGTGGCTGAGGCGTGTCGATGAGCTGAAGCTGGGTGCCATTGATGAGGACTATAGCAGTTTGATGAATTACTCTAGCATTTGCCAGTGCACCAGGCATGCTGCCCGGCGTTCATGGATTGGCAAGCGTATCGTCGAGGCGCTGGATGAGGTGAATAAACTGATCGAGGAAGGGAGGCGGTTTAAGAAGTTTGGATTCAAGCCCTCACCGGAGATTGTCGAGCGCTTGCCTCAAACCAAGACATTTGGATTGGAGACCATGCTGGTTCAGCTGCATGATCTGCTTGAGAAGGCTGACTCGAACATAATTGGTATTTGGGGTCAAGGGGGTATTGGTAAGACGACACTACTACATGCCTTCAACAATGATCTTGAGAAGAAGGTCCATAACTACCAG GTTGTCATATTTATTGAAGTATCCAATTCAGAGACACTTGACACATTGGAGATGCAGAAGACCATCTCCGAACGTCTTAATTTACCATGGAATGAAGCAGAGATAACTGTGAAACGGGCCAGATTCCTTGTTAAGGCCTTGTCCAGGAAAAGATTTGTACTGCTTCTTGATGATGTAAGGAAGAAATTCCGGCTAGAAGATGTTGGCATCCCAACTCCAGACACCAACAGCCAAAGCAAGCTGATCCTAACTTCACGTTTCCAAGAAGTATGCTACCAGATGGGCGCACAGAGGAACTTGATTAAGATGGATCTTCTGGATAATGATGCTGCATGGAAACTGTTCTTGAGCAAGCTAAGCACCGAGGCTTGTGCAGCAGTTGAATCACCTAGTCCCAGCAATGTTGTTAGGGATCATGCCATAGCAATAGCTCAAAGTTGTGGAGGTCTACCACTTGCGCTCAATGTCATTGGGACTGCTGTGGCAGGCTATGAAGAACCAAGAGATTGGAATTCAGCTGCTGATGCAATCAAAGAGAATATGAAGTTTGAAGGTGTTGATGAAATGTTTGCTACGCTGAAATACAGCTTCGACAGGCTCACACCTACTCAGCAACAGTGCTTTCTGTATTGCACTCTTTTTCCAGAGTATGGATCAATTAGTAAAGAGCATCTTGTTGATTATTGGTTGGCTGAAGGTTTGCTACTTGATGATCGCGAGAAGGGTAATCAGATAATCCGAAGTCTTATTTCAGCATGCTTGTTGCAGACCACTAGTTCAATGTCATCAAAGGTGAAAATGCACCACATAATCAGACATTTGGGGCTTTGGTTGGTTAACATGGAAGATAGAAGTTTTGTTGTTAAAGCAGGGATGGCCTTAGATAATGCTCCACCAGCAATAGAATGGAAAGAAGCTACAAGGATCTCCATCATGTCTAATAACATCACAGAGCTTTCTTTCTCACCAAAATGCGAAAACCTCACCACACTGTTAATCCAGAATAACCCAAAGTTGAACAAGCTAGGCTGGGGTTTTTTCAAATATATGCGATCCTTGAAAGTGCTAGATCTATCACACACTGCAATTACTTCCATTCCAGAATGTGATACATTGGTTGCATTGCAGCATCTcgacctgtcatacacacatattATGAGATTACCTGAGCGCCTATGGTTATTGAAAGAGTTGAGGCATCTGGACCTCAGTGTGACTGTTGCACTTGAAGATACTTTGAATAACTGCTCAAAGTTACACAAGTTGAGAGTGCTGAATCTCTTCCGCAGCCATTACGGGATTCGTGATGTTGATGACCTGAATCTGGATTCACTGAGGGATCTATTGTTTCTTGGTATCACTATTTATTCACAAGATGTGCTTAAGAAATTGAACGAGACCCATCCTTTGGCAAAATCAACGCATCGTTTGAACCTGAAGTATTGTGGAGATATGCAATCAATCAAAATTTCTGACTTTAACCATATGAAGCACCTTGAGGAGCTGCATGTCGAATCATGCTATGACCTGAATACACTGGTTGCCGATACTGAGTTGACGACTTCTTGCCTACAAGCACTGACCCTCTCCGTCCTTCCCTCATTAGAAAATGTCCTTGTTGCACCAATGCCCCATAATTTTCGGTACGTTCGCAAATTGTCCATTTCACAATGCCCCAAGTTGTTGAACATCACATGGGTCCGAAGACTTGAACTGCTTGAGAGGCTTGTCATATCCAATTGTGATGAGATGCTGACTATTGTTGAAGAAGCTAACAGTACTGAAGAGCAGCAATATGGAACACAAACAATAAAAATGCAGGGTTATTATTCTGAAGAACAAGACGATCATGCAATGGCTGAGAGTTCACGCAATGAGTGGAATGATGATTACCAAAGCGTCAATGGAGAATCAACCAATGGCGCAACGAGGCAACCTGACTTCCCAAAGTTGAGATCAATTGTGCTGACTGATGTGAAGAAGCTGAGAAGCATTTGCACGCCAAGAGATTTTCCCTGCCTTGAGACTCTTCGAGTGGAAGACTGCCCAAATTTGAGACGCATCCCACTGTGCAGCACTCACAACTGTGGTAAACTGAAGCAAATTTGTGGTTCATCTGATTGGTGGAAGAAACTGCAGTGGGAGGACAAGGAGGCGGTGGCACATATGGAGAGCAAGTACTTCATTCCAATCTGA